A region of Halalkaliarchaeum desulfuricum DNA encodes the following proteins:
- a CDS encoding NfeD family protein translates to MLLQMELLGPETLPLLLITAGLLISMAEALAPGANFIVVGIALLGAGLVGLALGPLASPIVLAVLVLLFGSVAFYGYRELDIYGGKGQAQTRDSDSLKGQTGRVTETVTPTGGEVKLASGGFNPYYSARSIDGEIPVDTEVLVIDPGGGNVITVESLEVVEDEIDRELARGREAAEAADVAAEAAKQEAEGAEDDRDSDRETERDSDRETERDSDRETERER, encoded by the coding sequence ATGCTACTCCAGATGGAGCTTCTCGGTCCCGAGACGCTGCCGCTTCTGTTGATAACGGCAGGGCTTTTGATCTCGATGGCAGAGGCGCTCGCACCGGGAGCGAACTTCATCGTCGTCGGTATCGCCCTGCTCGGAGCGGGACTGGTCGGCCTCGCGCTCGGCCCCCTCGCGAGCCCGATCGTGCTCGCGGTGCTGGTTTTGCTGTTCGGATCGGTCGCCTTCTACGGCTACCGGGAGCTGGACATCTACGGCGGCAAAGGGCAAGCACAGACGCGGGACTCCGACTCACTGAAGGGGCAGACGGGACGGGTGACGGAGACGGTCACACCGACCGGCGGCGAGGTAAAGCTGGCTTCCGGCGGATTCAATCCGTACTACTCGGCCCGCAGCATCGACGGGGAGATCCCGGTCGACACGGAAGTGCTGGTGATCGATCCCGGTGGGGGGAACGTCATCACTGTCGAGTCGCTGGAGGTCGTCGAAGACGAGATCGATCGGGAACTCGCCCGCGGTCGCGAAGCCGCGGAGGCGGCCGACGTCGCGGCGGAGGCAGCCAAACAGGAGGCGGAGGGGGCCGAAGACGACCGCGATTCGGACCGGGAGACCGAACGCGATTCGGACCGGGAGACCGAACGCGATTCGGACCGGGAGACCGAACGCGAGCGGTGA
- a CDS encoding alpha/beta hydrolase, translated as MNHGDQPLLREGTELSGADAAVVLLHGRGASARSILAMTAEFDLEGVAYLAPQAAQRTWYPQSFLEPIERNEPWLTAALDRVGEVVTEATDGVGPYRVALIGFSQGACLASEWTARNARRYGGLAALSGGLIGPEETPRDYEGSLDGTPVFLGCSDVDPHIPVERVHETREVFERLDGEVTESIYEGMGHGINEDELSHVSTMVSNLLV; from the coding sequence ATGAACCACGGAGATCAGCCGCTGTTGCGAGAGGGGACGGAGCTGTCGGGTGCCGACGCCGCAGTCGTGTTGCTCCACGGTCGGGGGGCAAGCGCGCGAAGTATCCTCGCCATGACAGCGGAGTTCGACCTCGAGGGCGTCGCGTATCTCGCACCCCAGGCGGCGCAGCGAACCTGGTATCCACAGTCGTTTCTGGAACCGATCGAGCGAAACGAGCCGTGGCTTACAGCCGCGCTGGATCGAGTAGGCGAGGTCGTCACGGAGGCGACAGATGGGGTCGGCCCGTATCGGGTCGCACTGATCGGGTTCTCGCAGGGGGCGTGTCTCGCTTCGGAGTGGACCGCGCGAAACGCGCGACGTTACGGAGGGCTCGCGGCGCTCTCGGGGGGTCTCATCGGCCCGGAAGAAACGCCACGAGACTACGAGGGGTCCCTGGACGGGACGCCGGTGTTTCTCGGCTGCAGCGACGTCGATCCACACATTCCGGTCGAGCGCGTCCACGAGACCCGCGAGGTGTTCGAGCGACTCGACGGTGAGGTCACGGAATCGATCTACGAGGGCATGGGCCACGGGATAAACGAGGACGAACTCTCTCACGTCTCCACGATGGTCTCCAACCTCCTCGTGTGA
- a CDS encoding SPFH domain-containing protein, giving the protein MDPVLQLGLEFGAATIGLLFLLLVIIVVWQSVEIVDAYEKKALTVFGEYRKLLEPGFNIIPPFVSRTYPFDMRTQTLDVPRQEAITRDNSPVTADAVVYIKVMDAKKAFLEVDNYKKAVSNLAQTTLRAVLGDMELDDTLNKRQEINAKIRTELDEPTDEWGIRVESVEVREVNPSKDVQQAMEQQTSAERRRRAMILEAQGERRSAVEKAEGDKQSNIIRAQGEKQSQILEAQGDAISTVLRARSAEAMGERAIIERGMETLEAIGQGESTTFVLPQELTSLVGRYGKQLSGADVQEMEALDALEFDAETREMLGLDDIEEILGQIDEAAEMDVKQLEEEAEAIKAGDAGAGIRSANEVIEEMDEEIDEEAEVETDTE; this is encoded by the coding sequence ATGGACCCCGTACTGCAACTCGGTCTCGAATTCGGCGCGGCGACGATCGGACTGTTGTTTCTTCTGCTCGTCATCATCGTCGTCTGGCAGTCCGTCGAGATCGTCGACGCATACGAAAAGAAGGCGCTGACCGTATTCGGGGAGTACCGGAAACTCCTCGAGCCGGGATTCAACATCATTCCGCCGTTCGTTTCGCGGACGTACCCGTTCGACATGCGGACACAGACGCTGGACGTCCCCCGTCAGGAGGCGATCACGCGTGACAACTCGCCGGTGACGGCGGACGCGGTCGTCTACATCAAGGTGATGGACGCCAAGAAGGCGTTCCTGGAGGTCGACAACTACAAGAAGGCCGTCTCGAATCTCGCACAGACGACGCTGCGTGCGGTGCTTGGCGACATGGAGCTGGACGACACGCTCAACAAGCGCCAGGAGATCAACGCGAAGATCCGGACGGAGCTGGACGAGCCGACCGACGAGTGGGGGATCCGCGTGGAATCCGTCGAGGTCCGCGAGGTCAACCCGAGCAAGGACGTCCAGCAGGCGATGGAGCAGCAGACCTCCGCCGAGCGCCGTCGCCGGGCGATGATCCTCGAGGCACAGGGTGAACGCCGCTCCGCCGTCGAGAAGGCCGAGGGTGACAAACAGTCCAACATCATCCGGGCGCAGGGTGAAAAGCAGAGCCAGATCCTGGAAGCCCAGGGTGACGCGATCTCGACGGTGCTTCGAGCCCGGTCCGCGGAGGCGATGGGCGAACGCGCCATCATCGAACGCGGTATGGAAACCCTCGAAGCGATCGGTCAAGGCGAGTCCACCACGTTCGTGTTGCCCCAGGAGCTGACCAGCCTCGTCGGCCGGTACGGCAAGCAGCTGTCGGGCGCCGACGTCCAGGAGATGGAAGCGCTGGACGCCCTCGAGTTCGACGCCGAGACCCGGGAGATGCTCGGGCTCGACGACATCGAGGAGATCCTCGGTCAGATCGACGAGGCCGCGGAGATGGACGTCAAACAGCTCGAAGAGGAGGCGGAAGCGATCAAGGCCGGCGACGCGGGGGCGGGCATCAGGTCTGCGAACGAGGTCATCGAGGAGATGGACGAAGAGATCGACGAGGAAGCCGAAGTCGAGACCGACACGGAATAG
- a CDS encoding winged helix-turn-helix transcriptional regulator, protein MTDGVDERKRDTLRRFAALGAAAPFVGSAGADSGDGTDEESSAQDDNETREAIRGYLATTPGAHFSKLRDDLRLGTGETQYHLRRLEDGGAVESEKDGDYRRYYPADRFDRWEKRALGYLRRETPRRMILELLAEPDLTGAALADRIGVSRPTISAAAGELSDAGILDREDGYRLEDPERLIALVVRYADSFGPGAVAFADDLAAYVRHDPRR, encoded by the coding sequence GTGACTGACGGCGTCGACGAACGGAAGCGGGACACGCTGCGGCGCTTTGCCGCGCTGGGAGCGGCCGCACCGTTCGTCGGTTCCGCCGGCGCGGATTCGGGTGATGGGACCGACGAGGAGTCGTCGGCTCAAGATGACAACGAGACCCGGGAGGCGATCCGGGGGTATCTCGCGACGACTCCCGGGGCGCACTTCTCGAAACTCCGTGACGATCTCCGACTCGGGACGGGGGAAACCCAGTATCACCTGCGCCGCCTCGAGGACGGCGGTGCTGTCGAATCCGAAAAGGACGGCGACTATCGGCGTTACTACCCTGCCGACCGGTTCGACCGGTGGGAGAAACGCGCGCTGGGATATCTCCGTCGGGAGACGCCGAGGCGGATGATCCTCGAACTCCTCGCGGAACCTGACCTCACCGGGGCGGCGCTCGCCGACCGGATCGGCGTCTCGCGGCCGACGATAAGCGCCGCCGCAGGAGAGCTGTCCGACGCCGGGATCCTCGACAGGGAGGACGGCTATCGACTGGAGGATCCGGAACGGCTCATCGCGCTCGTCGTCCGGTACGCCGACTCGTTCGGACCCGGGGCGGTCGCCTTCGCCGACGATCTCGCCGCCTACGTCCGGCACGATCCGCGACGGTGA
- a CDS encoding DUF7123 family protein yields the protein MSSTAASAGTESPVEAESSRESESVPETVAGSLSEKQLRIYEHLRSNVDDRTYFKSRLIAEELGLSAKEVGANIRGVREAETDLTIEKWGYSSGTTWMVE from the coding sequence ATGAGCAGCACAGCCGCTTCGGCCGGCACGGAGTCGCCCGTCGAAGCCGAATCCTCTCGTGAGTCCGAATCGGTGCCGGAGACAGTCGCCGGCTCGCTTTCGGAGAAACAGCTGCGGATTTACGAGCATCTCCGGTCGAACGTCGACGACCGGACGTACTTCAAGTCGCGGCTCATCGCGGAGGAGCTCGGTCTCTCCGCGAAGGAAGTCGGCGCGAACATCCGGGGCGTTCGGGAGGCCGAGACGGACCTCACGATCGAGAAGTGGGGCTACTCGTCGGGAACGACCTGGATGGTCGAGTGA
- a CDS encoding flippase-like domain-containing protein: MSDGPRPDPTAVEVSVVLPAYNEEDTIESTVRLTLSTLSEFLPSGSFEVIVAEDGCDDRTPEIATRLAESDPRVRHFHSDERLGRGGALTRAFDAADGETLVYFDTDLATDMAHLEELVESVRSEEYDVATGSRWMPGHEADRPTKRSVPSKGFNLLVRTFLRSDVLDHQCGFKAMSRGAFDQLKGDIGDDHWFWDTELLVRAQRRGLSVTEFPVEWEPKGDTKVDLVRDVFGMGSQIVRLWWQLSVRPRITTRVTLVAGTLLVALAVLLMTRYLDPREVIAEMRRADPTLIALAVGVYVLSWPVRGYRYRDILAELGFREDLGFLTGAIFVSQTGNLVFPARAGDAIRAYIVKVRRDIPYPSGFASLAAERVFDLLTITGLAGIVLVGYAVSGQFGEVAATVSGGDDPGQIAVAGAVGVGGAALLVVAAIVTSARSGGNRIRQFVGWVTDDSYGEYIAGVLERFVGDIQRVGADSTAFARVGAASVLIWTIDVLTAALVLAAFGVGLSTASLLAVCFFAVSVGNLAKVLPLSPGGVGLYEAAFTLLVVGLTPIGPAVAVGAAILDHALKNVVTLVGGGISMFALNVSLSTAAEETRELNEPEPVNE, from the coding sequence ATGAGCGACGGTCCACGTCCGGACCCGACGGCCGTCGAAGTCAGCGTCGTCCTCCCGGCGTACAACGAGGAGGACACCATCGAGTCGACGGTCCGGTTGACGCTCTCGACGCTCTCGGAGTTTCTTCCGTCGGGGAGCTTCGAGGTAATCGTCGCGGAGGACGGATGCGACGACCGCACTCCCGAGATCGCTACGCGGCTCGCCGAGTCGGATCCGCGCGTCCGTCACTTCCACAGCGACGAACGGTTGGGCCGCGGCGGGGCGTTGACCCGGGCATTCGACGCCGCAGACGGCGAGACGCTGGTGTACTTCGACACCGATCTCGCGACCGACATGGCTCACCTTGAGGAGCTCGTCGAGTCGGTTCGGTCCGAGGAGTACGACGTGGCGACCGGCTCCCGGTGGATGCCCGGGCACGAGGCCGACCGGCCGACAAAACGGAGCGTTCCCTCGAAAGGGTTCAACCTCCTGGTCAGGACGTTCCTGCGTTCGGACGTCCTCGATCACCAGTGTGGTTTCAAGGCGATGTCCCGCGGGGCGTTCGACCAACTGAAAGGCGATATCGGAGACGATCACTGGTTCTGGGACACCGAGCTTCTTGTCCGTGCCCAGCGTCGGGGATTGTCGGTAACGGAGTTCCCCGTCGAGTGGGAGCCGAAAGGCGACACGAAGGTCGATCTGGTTCGGGACGTCTTCGGGATGGGTTCACAGATCGTTCGACTGTGGTGGCAACTCTCGGTTCGCCCGCGGATCACCACCCGCGTGACGCTGGTCGCCGGGACGCTGCTCGTCGCGCTCGCCGTCCTGTTGATGACGCGGTATCTGGATCCCCGGGAGGTGATCGCGGAGATGCGGCGGGCGGATCCGACCCTGATCGCGCTCGCCGTCGGGGTGTACGTGCTGTCCTGGCCCGTTCGCGGCTACCGATACCGTGACATCCTCGCCGAGCTCGGGTTCCGCGAGGATCTCGGCTTCCTGACCGGGGCGATATTCGTCAGCCAGACCGGGAACCTGGTGTTTCCGGCACGTGCGGGAGACGCCATCCGGGCGTACATCGTGAAGGTCAGACGCGACATTCCGTACCCGTCCGGGTTTGCGTCGCTCGCAGCCGAACGGGTGTTCGATCTGTTGACCATCACGGGGCTGGCCGGCATCGTGCTCGTCGGCTACGCGGTGTCTGGACAGTTCGGCGAGGTCGCCGCGACCGTCTCCGGCGGGGACGACCCCGGACAGATCGCCGTCGCGGGCGCCGTCGGTGTCGGGGGCGCGGCGCTTTTGGTCGTCGCTGCGATCGTTACGAGCGCCAGGTCCGGGGGGAACCGAATCCGGCAGTTCGTCGGCTGGGTCACCGACGACTCCTACGGCGAGTACATCGCCGGGGTGCTGGAGCGGTTCGTCGGCGACATCCAGCGGGTGGGAGCCGATTCGACGGCGTTCGCGCGAGTCGGCGCCGCGAGCGTGCTGATCTGGACGATCGACGTGCTCACTGCCGCGCTCGTGCTCGCGGCGTTCGGTGTCGGACTGTCGACGGCATCGCTGCTTGCGGTCTGTTTCTTCGCGGTGAGCGTCGGAAACCTCGCGAAAGTGTTGCCGCTGTCGCCCGGCGGCGTGGGCCTGTACGAGGCGGCGTTTACGCTGCTCGTCGTGGGCCTCACGCCGATCGGCCCTGCCGTCGCCGTGGGCGCGGCGATTCTGGATCATGCACTGAAAAACGTCGTCACCCTCGTCGGCGGCGGAATCTCGATGTTCGCGCTGAACGTCTCGCTGTCGACGGCCGCCGAAGAGACCCGGGAACTGAACGAGCCGGAGCCGGTCAACGAGTGA
- a CDS encoding transcription initiation factor IIB, giving the protein MSDKVTTRSRSVENERTSGASESLSCPECDGNVVTDEEHGETVCSDCGLVVSEGSVDRGPEWRAFDAREKDQKSRVGAPTTNTMHDKGLSTNIDWRDKDAYGRSLGARQRQKMQRLRKWNERFRTRDSKERNLKQALGEIDRMASALGLPDNVRETASVIYRRALDEDLLPGRSIEGVSTSCVYAAARMAGVPRSLDEIADVSRVEKSEIARTYRYVVRELSLEVKPADPEQYVPRFASSLELSDEAELRAKQLLKNAKSKGVHSGKSPVGLAAAAVYASALLTNEKTTQAAVSEVADISEVTIRNRYHELLEAEEGLVA; this is encoded by the coding sequence ATGAGTGACAAAGTAACGACACGATCGAGATCGGTAGAGAACGAACGCACGAGTGGAGCCTCCGAGTCTCTCTCCTGTCCGGAGTGTGACGGCAACGTCGTCACGGACGAGGAGCACGGCGAAACCGTCTGCAGCGACTGTGGGCTGGTTGTAAGCGAGGGCTCCGTCGACAGGGGACCGGAATGGCGCGCCTTCGACGCTCGGGAGAAAGATCAAAAGAGCCGCGTGGGTGCCCCGACCACGAACACGATGCACGACAAGGGGCTCTCGACGAACATCGACTGGCGAGACAAGGACGCCTACGGCCGGTCGCTCGGCGCCCGCCAGCGTCAGAAGATGCAGCGGCTCCGCAAGTGGAACGAACGGTTCCGCACCCGCGATTCGAAGGAGCGCAACCTCAAGCAGGCGCTCGGCGAGATCGACCGCATGGCGTCTGCACTCGGCCTCCCGGACAACGTCCGCGAGACCGCCTCGGTCATCTACCGCCGGGCGCTCGATGAAGACCTCCTGCCCGGCCGCTCGATCGAGGGCGTCTCGACGTCGTGCGTCTACGCCGCCGCTCGGATGGCCGGCGTCCCCCGGAGTCTCGACGAGATCGCCGACGTCTCGCGGGTCGAGAAAAGCGAGATCGCCCGGACGTACCGCTACGTCGTCCGCGAGCTATCCCTCGAGGTGAAACCCGCAGATCCCGAACAGTACGTCCCCCGGTTCGCCTCCTCGCTCGAGTTGAGCGACGAGGCCGAGCTCAGGGCGAAACAACTGCTGAAGAACGCGAAGAGCAAGGGCGTCCACTCCGGGAAGTCGCCGGTGGGGCTGGCCGCCGCCGCGGTGTACGCCTCTGCGCTGCTCACAAACGAAAAGACCACACAGGCCGCCGTAAGCGAGGTCGCGGACATCTCGGAAGTGACGATCCGGAACCGGTATCACGAACTGCTGGAAGCCGAGGAAGGGCTCGTCGCCTGA
- a CDS encoding RNA-protein complex protein Nop10 → MKSDIRRCSAWRDRHDRPVYTLGEECPRCGAPTENTAPAGFDPNDRYGEYRRRRKRAAGVVDFEE, encoded by the coding sequence ATGAAATCAGACATCCGGCGGTGTTCCGCGTGGCGCGACCGACACGACCGACCGGTGTACACGCTCGGCGAGGAGTGTCCCCGCTGTGGCGCGCCGACAGAAAACACCGCCCCCGCCGGGTTCGATCCGAACGACAGGTACGGGGAGTATCGCAGGCGACGAAAACGCGCCGCTGGCGTCGTCGACTTCGAAGAGTAA
- a CDS encoding translation initiation factor IF-2 subunit alpha, giving the protein MKYSGYPDQGELVVGKVDEIADFGVFIDLEEYEDKRGLVHISEVASGWIKNVRDHVREGQTVVAKVLDVDQSSQQIDLSLKDVNEHQRKDKIQEWKNEQKADNWLLLALGEDVDDETYGAVANALLAEFETLYDAFESAAIRGTEALSDVDLDDDEIDAVVETARENVSVPYVDVTGYVDLECPAGDGVDAIKAALAAAEGNGEVPDEIDLEVTYVGSPEYRIRVRAPDYKTAEDELEESAARARESIEAAGGTGGFHRERQEDDE; this is encoded by the coding sequence ATGAAGTACAGCGGCTATCCCGACCAGGGCGAACTCGTCGTCGGCAAGGTCGACGAAATCGCAGACTTCGGGGTCTTCATCGACCTCGAGGAGTACGAGGACAAACGCGGCCTCGTTCACATCTCCGAGGTCGCGTCCGGCTGGATCAAGAACGTCCGGGACCACGTCCGCGAAGGCCAGACGGTCGTCGCGAAGGTGCTCGACGTCGATCAGTCCTCTCAGCAGATCGATCTCTCCCTGAAGGACGTCAACGAACACCAGCGCAAGGACAAGATCCAGGAGTGGAAAAACGAGCAGAAGGCCGACAACTGGCTGTTGCTCGCGCTGGGGGAGGACGTCGACGACGAGACGTACGGTGCGGTCGCAAACGCGCTGCTTGCGGAGTTCGAGACGCTGTACGACGCCTTCGAGTCGGCGGCGATCCGCGGTACGGAGGCGCTTTCGGACGTGGATCTGGACGACGACGAGATCGACGCAGTCGTCGAGACCGCCCGCGAGAACGTCTCGGTCCCGTACGTCGACGTCACCGGCTACGTCGACCTGGAGTGTCCGGCCGGCGACGGCGTCGACGCGATCAAGGCGGCGCTTGCGGCGGCAGAGGGGAACGGCGAGGTGCCAGACGAGATCGACCTCGAGGTGACGTACGTCGGCTCCCCGGAGTATCGGATTCGGGTCCGTGCACCCGACTACAAGACCGCAGAGGACGAACTCGAGGAAAGCGCAGCCCGCGCACGCGAGTCGATCGAGGCTGCGGGCGGTACCGGCGGGTTCCATCGCGAGCGGCAGGAAGACGACGAGTGA
- a CDS encoding 30S ribosomal protein S27e has protein sequence MAGNFLRVRCADCENEQIVFEKPSSKVNCAVCGTTLVAPTSGKGRIEHEVLETVEAR, from the coding sequence ATGGCAGGAAACTTCCTTCGTGTCCGGTGTGCCGACTGCGAGAACGAACAGATCGTCTTCGAGAAACCATCCTCGAAAGTGAACTGCGCGGTCTGCGGGACGACCCTCGTCGCCCCCACAAGCGGCAAAGGTCGCATCGAACACGAGGTCCTCGAGACCGTCGAGGCCCGATAA
- a CDS encoding 50S ribosomal protein L44e, translating to MQMPRRFNTYCPFCNGHREHEVEKVRTGRSTGMKKVQDRQRKRQTATIGNTGKFSKVPGGDKPTKKVDLTYRCSDCGKAHNREGWRAGRLEFQE from the coding sequence ATGCAGATGCCACGACGGTTCAACACGTACTGTCCGTTCTGTAACGGACATCGGGAGCACGAAGTCGAGAAGGTCCGCACCGGACGCTCGACGGGGATGAAGAAGGTCCAGGACCGACAGCGGAAGCGCCAGACGGCCACCATCGGCAACACGGGGAAGTTCTCGAAGGTGCCAGGCGGCGACAAACCGACGAAGAAGGTCGACCTCACCTACCGCTGTTCGGACTGTGGCAAAGCACACAACCGGGAAGGCTGGCGCGCCGGCCGGCTGGAGTTCCAGGAGTAA
- the metG gene encoding methionine--tRNA ligase — protein MSHESFPTDRPAVVTCGLPYANGDLHVGHLRTYVGGDVFSRALQRLGQETAFVSGSDMHGTPVAVNAEQAGVSPKEFALEWHETYEETFPRFDVDFDNYGHTHDETNTETTKEFVRTLDEEGHVYEKEIMVAYDPAEDQYLPDRYVEGTCPYCGAHARGDECDEGCQRHLEPGEIEDPVSTITGNSAEYRERTHKFFRVSEFAEYLSGFLDRLEGTSNARNQPREWIESGLQDWCITRDMDWGIDYPGDEREAGDDDTDEAVGADTGEEDDDDLVLYVWVDAPIEYVSSTKQYTERVGEDVYDWSEVWREDGEIVHVIGRDIIQHHTIFWPAMLRGVGYEEPRAVMASGFVTLGGKGFSTSRNRAVWADEYLDEGFEPDLLRFYLATNGGFQQDVDFSWERFRERVNNEIVGTVGNFWYRALLFAYREYGGTPEAELSPEVETRIEEAIDAFREGVNDYSIKKVGEAAVDLARFGNEYIQRNEPWKLTDDDPEAAAQVIRDCVQLSKAVAVLFEPITPRTAERLWAQIGEGSDVHDVTAEAALEEPQTTFEEPTELFEKIPEERVEQLNRKLEARVEAATAAAEGDEAETESDETADDEEGDMTELEPVSDERISFEEFQELDVRVGEVISAEGIEGADKLARLEVDIGVETRQVVAGIKQLHDLESLTGTKVILLANLEKTELFGVESNGMVLAAGEQADLLTTHGDAEPGQRIR, from the coding sequence ATGAGCCACGAGAGTTTTCCGACCGACCGACCCGCGGTCGTCACCTGCGGACTGCCGTACGCCAACGGCGATCTCCACGTCGGTCACCTCAGGACGTACGTCGGCGGCGACGTCTTCTCCCGCGCACTACAGCGTCTCGGACAGGAAACTGCGTTCGTGAGCGGCTCGGACATGCACGGGACGCCGGTGGCTGTCAACGCCGAACAGGCGGGCGTCTCCCCGAAAGAGTTCGCCCTCGAGTGGCACGAAACCTACGAGGAGACGTTCCCCCGGTTCGATGTCGACTTCGACAACTACGGTCACACCCACGACGAGACGAACACCGAGACCACGAAGGAGTTCGTGCGTACACTCGACGAGGAGGGACACGTCTACGAGAAAGAGATCATGGTCGCGTACGACCCGGCGGAGGATCAGTACCTCCCGGACCGCTACGTCGAGGGCACCTGCCCGTACTGCGGTGCCCACGCCCGCGGCGACGAGTGCGACGAGGGCTGTCAGCGTCACCTCGAACCGGGCGAGATCGAAGACCCCGTGTCGACGATCACCGGCAACTCCGCGGAGTATCGCGAGCGGACCCACAAGTTCTTCCGCGTCTCGGAGTTTGCAGAGTACCTCAGTGGGTTCCTGGACCGGCTGGAGGGAACGAGCAACGCCCGCAATCAGCCCCGAGAGTGGATCGAGTCGGGCCTCCAGGACTGGTGTATCACCCGCGACATGGACTGGGGGATAGACTACCCCGGGGACGAACGCGAGGCGGGTGACGACGACACCGACGAAGCGGTCGGCGCCGACACAGGCGAAGAGGATGACGACGATCTCGTGCTCTACGTCTGGGTCGATGCCCCGATCGAGTACGTCTCCTCGACCAAACAGTACACCGAACGCGTCGGCGAGGACGTCTACGACTGGTCGGAAGTGTGGCGAGAGGACGGCGAGATCGTCCACGTGATCGGCCGGGACATCATCCAGCATCACACCATCTTCTGGCCGGCGATGCTGCGCGGCGTCGGCTACGAGGAACCCCGTGCGGTGATGGCGTCGGGCTTTGTCACGCTCGGCGGGAAAGGGTTCTCGACGAGCCGCAACCGGGCGGTCTGGGCCGACGAATACCTCGATGAGGGGTTCGAACCCGACCTGCTGCGGTTCTACCTCGCGACCAACGGCGGGTTCCAGCAGGACGTCGACTTCTCCTGGGAGCGGTTCCGCGAACGGGTAAACAACGAGATCGTCGGCACCGTCGGAAACTTCTGGTACCGGGCACTGCTGTTCGCCTACCGGGAGTACGGCGGCACTCCGGAGGCGGAGCTCTCGCCGGAGGTCGAAACACGCATCGAGGAGGCGATCGACGCGTTCCGCGAGGGCGTCAACGACTACTCGATCAAGAAGGTCGGCGAGGCCGCCGTCGACCTCGCCCGGTTCGGCAACGAGTACATCCAGCGCAACGAACCCTGGAAGCTGACAGACGACGACCCGGAGGCAGCAGCACAGGTAATCCGCGACTGCGTTCAGCTGTCGAAGGCGGTCGCGGTGCTGTTCGAGCCGATCACCCCCCGGACTGCCGAACGGTTGTGGGCCCAGATCGGCGAGGGGAGCGACGTCCACGACGTGACTGCCGAAGCGGCCCTCGAGGAGCCGCAGACGACGTTCGAGGAGCCGACAGAGCTGTTCGAGAAGATCCCCGAAGAGCGGGTCGAACAGCTCAACCGGAAGCTCGAAGCGCGCGTCGAGGCGGCGACTGCCGCCGCCGAAGGAGACGAAGCGGAAACCGAAAGCGACGAGACGGCCGACGACGAGGAGGGAGACATGACAGAACTCGAGCCCGTCTCGGACGAGCGGATCAGCTTCGAGGAGTTCCAGGAACTCGACGTGCGGGTCGGCGAAGTCATCTCCGCGGAGGGGATCGAGGGCGCGGACAAACTCGCACGCCTGGAGGTCGACATCGGCGTCGAGACCCGGCAGGTCGTTGCGGGCATCAAGCAACTCCACGACCTCGAGTCGCTAACCGGAACGAAAGTAATCCTGCTTGCGAACCTCGAGAAGACCGAGCTGTTCGGCGTCGAGTCGAACGGGATGGTGCTCGCGGCGGGAGAGCAGGCGGATCTGCTCACGACTCACGGCGACGCCGAGCCGGGCCAGCGGATCCGGTGA